In Muribaculum gordoncarteri, the genomic window ACTCGGCAACACATAAAAACTTACTGGATATGAGAACAATCAAATGGTCTTATGATATGCTCCGCACACTGCGTGAGATGTATCCGCACGACACGAATACACGGATAGCAGCAGCTATCGGTGTGGGTACGAGGTGTGTGGTGGCGAAAGCAGCCGAACTCGGACTTGAAAAGGAACGTGACATCAGACGCAAGGAAGCTGAGAGAATCCTGATGGAGAATTACCGCACTCATTCCCAGTCCGAACTGTCACGCCTGACAGGATTGAGTCTCCGCACCGTCAAACGCATGGCCGGACGTTTGGGACTGAAACGCGATGCCGATGATGCCTCACGGTTCATTTCCTCCAGACGCAAGGAAATAATACGTCGTGAGAGACTGCGCCTGAGGATAGGACTTGCCCCGATAACCAATGTCAAGGTCACAGGCAACCGCCGACGAGCCATCTTACGCAACCGGCTCAAACAATACGGATATGTGGTCATGCGAGGCAATGACACCGTATTTTTCAGTCCTGACATGGCACGCTGTTCAAGACACGAGGACAGAGGCGCATCCCTCGGCCTTACTTTTCTCCCCTTGCCGCAACAACAATCATTCACAACAAAAATAATCTGATAATCATGTTCGGAACTATTTTTACCTGCCTGACAGCCGTACTCATATTATATTATGCAGTCCTTGTCTGTATGGATCTTTTCATAAAGCCTACGGGAGCCGCCGATGAATCCGGCACACCCGATGAAGCTGAGATCGACATATCCGATGAAGCAAACTCATTCAAGGCAATCGAAATCAAGCGCGGTCAACAGAGTGCCAAGAAGCCGGTCAAGGCTCCGGCCGAGAAACCGACCCTCTCCAAGCCGCTGATGACAAATTATCTTCCGGTTGAACAGCTTGCAAGAAAAGCCCGCAACATAACCAGTTCTGAAGATGCCTCCCTCGCCGGCCTCGGAGAAATCATCATCAAATGTGAATCCGCTGCTTGACATCAACTGACTTGCCGCTAACCATATTCGTATAACCCGATACCTCTCTCTCCAACCGATGCCTTTATTGAACTAAGTTGTCTTTACTGCCCGACACTGCCTTTAACGCCCTGCATTGCCTTTAACGCCCGATAACCTTTTCAAGAACTTATCAATCAGCGTATATGCAGAAAATCAAATCAAAGTGTCAGCGTGCTATCTCACGCCTCGGCAACTCAGCCTTCGCCCGTAAGGGTATGCTTGCTATGGGCGCGGTGATGCTCACCGTGTCCGACATGATGGCCGCCAGCAAGGGTGCGGCAGGCTTCACCAAAGCCACACAGGAGGTAAGCTCCTACCAGACCCCTGTCTCCAATCTCATGAAGGCGATCGCCGCAGTGATTGTCCTCGTGGGTGCCTTCAACGTCTATTTCAAGATGCAGAACGGCGACCAGGATGTCAAGAAGACCATCATGCTCACCATCGGCGGCTGTATCGCCTTCATCGCACTGAGCGAGGCTCTTCCGCTCTTCTTCAAGTAAGCAACCGCAGATCCATACAGTCATGGCGATATACAACGACGGCTATCCGGTTTACAAAGGGTTACAGAAACCATTGGAGTTCATGGGAATACGCGGACGTTTCCTGACATTGGCGGCTGCCGCCATAGGAGTGTCCTTCGTGGGGTTCATAGTGTTCTCCATAGCATTGGGAAAGCTCGCGGGGTTTATCGCCATGCTTGTAATGGCCGCCGCAGGGCTGGTGACAATATATGTCAAGCAGCGCGGCGGACTGCACAACAAGCGGAAAGACCGTGGAATCTTTATCTATCACAATTTATTCAAGCACTGAATGGCAAAGGAAAACAAAAAAGTCTTCGACGGGATATACGCCCAGTTGGAGGAAACGGACGGTAATGTGGTGCTGTTCGACGCAAAGGGGGCCCCCTCTGTCATTTTTGAAATGACAAACCCTGTTCTCCGGCTGTGTACCGACTCGGAGCGGTACATGGTATTTCAGGACGTGCTGGCTAACATCGTCCAGACGCTCGGCGAGGGCTATGCCTTGCAGAAGCAGGACATATTCTGCCGCCAGCGTTACCACCGCGACGTGCCCGAAGACGCCGAGTTCCTGACCCGGAGTTATTTCAATTACTTCGAGGGCCGTGAGTTCACTGAAATCACAACCTATCTGATAGTGACACAGGAGGCGCAGCGCGGACAGTTCGTGCAATACGACCCCAAGAAATGGCTCGACTTCCATTCAAAGGTCGCCAAAGTTGACGACATCCTTACCGAGAAAGGGATAAGCCACCGCAAGCTGACAAAGCCGGAGGTCAACGAGTACCTGCACCGCTTCATGGCGTTCCATTTCCAGCACGGCCCATTCTCCATGACAAATTTCAAGGCTTCCGACGAATACCTGCGGACAGGCAGCCGCATTATCCGCTCATATCCCCTTGTGGATATTGACGAAATAAATCTCCCCTCGGTAGTGAAGCCATATACCGAGATGAGTGTCAACGGTTATCCCGTGGCTACCGATGTGTTCTCATTTCTTGCCGAAGTGCCCCACGCCGACTGTGTGGTGTTCAATCAGGTGGTGCAGATACCGGGACAGCGGAAGCTGCTCAGAAAACTGCAAGGTAAGGCGAAACGTCACGGCTCCATGCCCGATCCGAGCAACAAGATAGCGAAAGCCGACATTGAGGAAGTTCTCAACATCCTCGCCGTTGACTCTTCCCTTCTTGTCAACACCAATTTCAACATCATCGTGAGCTGTCCTCCCGACAAGGTTACACCGGTCACATCGTTTCTTGAGACCAAACTCTACGAGTGCGGCATAATGCCGTCACGAACAGCCTACAACCAGCTGGAACTGTTCATCAACTCCTTTCCGGGCTGTGCCTACGGCTTCAATCCCGACTATGACCTGTTCCTCACACTGTCGGACTCGGCACTGTGCCTTTTCTTCAAGGAACACCTCAAAGGGTGCGAGGACACGCCTCTCACCACATTCTACACCGACCGTCAGGGACTCCCGGTGTGCATAGACATAACCGGCAAGGAGGGCAAGGTGAAGATGACCGACAACGCCAACTTCTTCTGCATCGGGCCAAGCGGCAGCGGCAAATCCTTCCACATGAACAGTGTGGTAAGGCAGCTGTTGGAGCAGAACACCGATGTCGTGATGGTCGATACCGGCGACTCCTACGAGGGTATTTGCGGCTATTTCGGCGGCACATATATCTCATACTCAAAGGAGAAGCCTATCTCGATGAACCCGTTTAAGGTGACACGCGAGGAATATGAGCAGAACTTCGGGGAGAAGAAGAATTTTCTCAAATCGCTGATATTCCTGATTTTCAAAGGCAACGAGGCTCCTTCAAAAATTGAGGATATGCTTGTCAACCAGGCCATAGTGGAATATTACGAGGCATATTTCAATCCGTTCACCTCATTTTCCGACACGGAGCGCGAGGGCTTGCGCCAGAAATTGCTTGTGGCAGCCAAGATGGAGGACGACTACGAGAAGTTCGCCACCG contains:
- a CDS encoding DUF4133 domain-containing protein: MAIYNDGYPVYKGLQKPLEFMGIRGRFLTLAAAAIGVSFVGFIVFSIALGKLAGFIAMLVMAAAGLVTIYVKQRGGLHNKRKDRGIFIYHNLFKH
- a CDS encoding TraG family conjugative transposon ATPase translates to MAKENKKVFDGIYAQLEETDGNVVLFDAKGAPSVIFEMTNPVLRLCTDSERYMVFQDVLANIVQTLGEGYALQKQDIFCRQRYHRDVPEDAEFLTRSYFNYFEGREFTEITTYLIVTQEAQRGQFVQYDPKKWLDFHSKVAKVDDILTEKGISHRKLTKPEVNEYLHRFMAFHFQHGPFSMTNFKASDEYLRTGSRIIRSYPLVDIDEINLPSVVKPYTEMSVNGYPVATDVFSFLAEVPHADCVVFNQVVQIPGQRKLLRKLQGKAKRHGSMPDPSNKIAKADIEEVLNILAVDSSLLVNTNFNIIVSCPPDKVTPVTSFLETKLYECGIMPSRTAYNQLELFINSFPGCAYGFNPDYDLFLTLSDSALCLFFKEHLKGCEDTPLTTFYTDRQGLPVCIDITGKEGKVKMTDNANFFCIGPSGSGKSFHMNSVVRQLLEQNTDVVMVDTGDSYEGICGYFGGTYISYSKEKPISMNPFKVTREEYEQNFGEKKNFLKSLIFLIFKGNEAPSKIEDMLVNQAIVEYYEAYFNPFTSFSDTEREGLRQKLLVAAKMEDDYEKFATDMRDIEEQINAPEPETKTTVRALILPSEERRNKIIRQCRALRAMIVDRATTEAEKEKAASKIEVYKKELHETSMLMKIDKQIDHMEEQKRRLKVPSLSFNTYYEFALERIPQITSLEKIHFDIRDFAAILKQFYRGGELEVTLNSDLDTNLFDERFIVFEIDKIKDDPVLFPIIVLIIMDVFLQKMRIKKGRKALIIEEAWKAIASPTMAEYIKFLYKTVRKFHGIAGVVTQELNDVIDSPIVKEAIINNSDVKILLDQSKFKDRYSDIAAILGLTPIQKQQIFTVNALNNKEGRNYFKEVWICRGQNSDVYGVEEPPECYWAYTTERAEKEALKIYLRHYGTMQEAITNIEADRKRAGISNYLDFARKVNQQQKVMSLW
- a CDS encoding DUF4134 domain-containing protein, coding for MQKIKSKCQRAISRLGNSAFARKGMLAMGAVMLTVSDMMAASKGAAGFTKATQEVSSYQTPVSNLMKAIAAVIVLVGAFNVYFKMQNGDQDVKKTIMLTIGGCIAFIALSEALPLFFK